One segment of Stomatobaculum sp. F0698 DNA contains the following:
- the hydE gene encoding [FeFe] hydrogenase H-cluster radical SAM maturase HydE has product MQNAETRALALLDKLERERGLQTEEYIELLGAHTEALQQKAAARAVHLRKQIYGDQVFTRGLIEFTSYCKNDCRYCGLQRSNSEAERYRLSEEDILLCCMEGYRLGFRTFVLQGGEDPYFSDDRLVRIVRAIKAQHPDCALTLSIGERSHESYQRLFDAGADRYLLRHETADEAHYRKLHPPELSLRHRLACLRDLKSIGFQVGCGFMVGSPGQTLATLAEDLRFIQEFKPAMCGIGPFIPQHATVFRDEKQGDLNQTLFLLSLLRILQPNLLLPATTALGTIHPLGREMGIQAGANVVMPNLSPVEVRKKYLLYDNKICTGDESAACRSCLSRRMESIGYRLTETRGDAIPLPSPSALE; this is encoded by the coding sequence ATGCAAAACGCTGAGACAAGAGCGCTCGCCCTGCTCGACAAATTGGAGCGGGAGCGGGGGCTTCAAACGGAAGAGTACATTGAATTATTGGGGGCGCACACGGAGGCGCTGCAGCAAAAAGCGGCGGCGCGGGCGGTGCACCTTCGAAAACAAATTTACGGGGATCAGGTGTTTACAAGGGGGCTCATCGAGTTCACGAGCTACTGTAAGAACGACTGCCGTTACTGCGGCCTGCAGCGGAGCAACTCGGAAGCGGAGCGCTACCGGCTCTCCGAGGAGGACATACTGCTCTGTTGCATGGAGGGCTACCGGCTCGGTTTTCGCACCTTCGTCTTGCAGGGCGGGGAAGACCCGTACTTTAGCGATGACAGGCTTGTCCGTATTGTCCGCGCAATCAAGGCGCAGCACCCGGACTGTGCGCTCACGCTTTCCATCGGCGAGCGCTCACACGAGAGCTATCAGCGGCTCTTCGATGCGGGTGCGGACCGCTATCTCCTTCGCCATGAGACCGCGGATGAGGCACACTACCGAAAGCTGCATCCGCCGGAGCTTTCGCTCCGTCATCGCCTGGCTTGCTTAAGGGACTTAAAGTCCATAGGCTTTCAGGTGGGCTGCGGCTTTATGGTGGGTTCTCCCGGACAGACCCTTGCTACCCTCGCGGAGGATCTCCGCTTTATTCAGGAATTTAAGCCTGCCATGTGCGGCATAGGCCCCTTTATTCCGCAGCACGCGACCGTGTTCCGGGATGAGAAGCAGGGAGATTTGAATCAGACCCTGTTTTTGCTCTCTTTACTCCGGATTTTGCAGCCGAATCTCTTATTGCCGGCTACGACCGCTCTCGGCACCATTCACCCGCTCGGCCGGGAGATGGGCATACAGGCGGGGGCAAATGTCGTGATGCCCAATCTGTCTCCGGTCGAAGTCCGGAAAAAATATCTCCTTTACGACAATAAAATCTGCACCGGAGACGAGTCGGCAGCTTGCCGTTCTTGTTTAAGCCGGCGCATGGAATCCATAGGCTACCGGCTGACCGAGACCCGTGGGGACGCGATACCGCTCCCTTCGCCATCGGCGCTCGAGTAG
- a CDS encoding phosphoribosylaminoimidazolesuccinocarboxamide synthase, whose translation MEKRESIGGTAVTRMYATDDTAVTLVEWLDIVADADGNEETVADKGIVASRMTASLFRYLETKGIRTAFLEEISARELSFRAVHRYPFDLVVRNFSAGSFAEKTKVPEGRALARPSAELRNRREGEARYALNGYEALALDLVKEEDLRKMIQTAFRINEVLTAYFAERRVDLIDLSLSFARNKEELLLTGALSPDNMRLWDRDTHERLDADRFRRRLGNVREAYLEIYKRLGIGSLKPEELLG comes from the coding sequence ATGGAGAAGAGAGAGAGCATCGGCGGCACTGCCGTGACGCGCATGTATGCGACGGATGACACGGCGGTGACTCTGGTCGAATGGCTTGACATCGTGGCGGATGCGGATGGAAACGAAGAGACGGTTGCGGACAAGGGCATCGTCGCAAGCCGCATGACGGCAAGTCTCTTTCGCTATCTCGAGACCAAGGGAATTCGAACGGCATTTCTGGAAGAAATCTCGGCGCGGGAATTAAGTTTCCGCGCCGTGCATCGTTATCCCTTTGATCTCGTGGTGCGAAATTTCAGCGCGGGCAGCTTTGCGGAGAAGACCAAGGTTCCGGAGGGCAGAGCACTGGCACGCCCGTCGGCGGAACTTCGGAATCGCCGTGAGGGCGAGGCGCGCTACGCCTTGAACGGCTATGAGGCGCTGGCCCTTGATTTGGTCAAAGAAGAGGATTTGCGAAAGATGATACAGACGGCCTTTCGCATCAACGAAGTGCTGACGGCCTATTTTGCGGAGCGGCGGGTGGATTTGATTGACCTCTCGCTTTCTTTCGCTCGGAATAAAGAGGAGTTGCTTCTGACCGGCGCTTTGTCGCCGGACAATATGCGGCTCTGGGACCGGGATACGCACGAGCGTCTGGACGCGGATCGTTTCCGGCGGAGACTCGGCAATGTGCGCGAGGCCTATCTTGAAATTTATAAGCGTCTCGGCATCGGCTCCTTAAAGCCGGAAGAACTGCTCGGCTGA
- a CDS encoding UDP-N-acetylglucosamine pyrophosphorylase: MKAREIEVKALFDLTHSMAGDFLAQFRYPYEALPALGEWIRAVGPQLSPDEYEERGEQIWIHKSAKVAPSVSLTGPLIVCAGAELRHCAFFRGNVVIGSGSVAGNSCEFKNSLLFDSVEAPHYNYVGDSILGYHAHMGAGSITSNIKSDRKNIVIRTDEGPLETGLRKIGAILGDYVEIGCGTVLNPGSIVGKNTMIYPLTSVRGPVPANSIVKSAENIVIKQN; this comes from the coding sequence ATGAAAGCAAGGGAAATAGAAGTAAAAGCGCTGTTTGACTTGACGCACAGCATGGCGGGGGACTTTCTCGCGCAGTTTCGTTATCCCTATGAGGCGCTTCCCGCCCTGGGGGAGTGGATACGTGCGGTAGGCCCGCAGCTTTCGCCGGACGAATACGAAGAGCGGGGCGAGCAAATTTGGATTCATAAGAGCGCCAAAGTTGCGCCGAGTGTGAGCCTCACGGGTCCGCTGATTGTCTGTGCGGGAGCCGAGCTTCGCCACTGCGCGTTTTTCCGCGGCAATGTCGTAATCGGTTCGGGCAGTGTGGCCGGCAATTCCTGTGAATTCAAGAATTCGCTGCTCTTTGATTCGGTGGAAGCACCGCACTATAACTATGTGGGCGATTCCATTCTCGGCTACCATGCGCACATGGGCGCGGGTTCGATTACGAGCAATATCAAGTCGGACCGGAAGAATATCGTAATCCGTACCGACGAGGGTCCGCTTGAGACAGGCCTTCGAAAAATCGGCGCCATACTCGGCGACTATGTCGAAATCGGTTGCGGTACGGTCTTAAACCCGGGATCGATAGTCGGTAAGAACACGATGATATACCCGCTCACCTCGGTGCGCGGCCCCGTGCCCGCGAATTCAATTGTGAAGAGTGCGGAGAACATCGTCATAAAACAAAATTGA
- the hydG gene encoding [FeFe] hydrogenase H-cluster radical SAM maturase HydG translates to MATSASTSYNPASLLAEEFISHEEILETLRYAEENKDNEELIDRILEKARPKYEGGKVRCEGLTHREASVLLACDIPEKNAEMMKMAEEIKLAFYGNRIVLFAPLYLSNYCVNGCTYCPYHAENKHIKRKKLTQDEVRQEVIALQDMGHKRLALEAGEDPLHNPIDYILECIHTIYGIHHKNGDIRRVNVNIAATTVENYRKLRDAGIGTYILFQETYHKESYEALHPTGPKHDYRYHTEAMDRAMEGGIDDVGIGVLFGLDKYRYEFAGLLMHAEHLEAVHGVGPHTISVPRLKKADDIDPSKFENGIDDETFLKIIACIRIAVPYTGMIISTRESEAVRGKALRVGISQISGGSRTSVGGYAEEERVHDTEQFDVSDQRTLDEVLLWLMRDGFLPSFCTACYREGRTGDRFMSLLKSGQIHNCCHPNALMTLAEYLTDYASEETKETGKALVEAELTSIPNERSRAIAAENIKEIYASNRRDFRF, encoded by the coding sequence ATGGCTACATCTGCAAGCACATCTTATAACCCTGCCTCTCTTTTGGCAGAGGAGTTTATTTCCCACGAAGAAATCTTAGAGACCCTTCGCTATGCGGAGGAAAACAAGGACAACGAAGAATTGATCGATCGCATACTCGAAAAGGCGCGCCCTAAGTATGAGGGCGGGAAAGTCCGCTGTGAGGGACTCACGCACCGAGAGGCCTCGGTCTTATTGGCGTGCGATATTCCGGAAAAAAACGCCGAGATGATGAAGATGGCGGAGGAAATCAAGCTCGCCTTTTACGGAAACCGCATCGTCCTCTTTGCGCCGCTCTACCTCTCGAACTACTGTGTGAACGGCTGCACCTACTGTCCCTACCATGCGGAAAATAAGCACATCAAGCGGAAAAAGCTGACACAGGATGAGGTGCGACAGGAGGTCATTGCGCTCCAGGATATGGGGCATAAGCGCCTTGCGCTCGAGGCGGGTGAGGATCCCCTGCACAATCCGATCGACTATATCTTAGAGTGCATCCATACCATTTACGGCATTCATCATAAAAACGGCGACATCCGCCGCGTCAATGTGAATATCGCTGCGACCACGGTCGAGAACTACCGGAAACTTCGGGACGCCGGCATCGGCACCTATATCTTATTCCAGGAGACCTACCACAAGGAGAGCTATGAGGCGCTGCATCCCACCGGCCCGAAGCACGACTATCGCTACCACACCGAGGCCATGGACCGTGCGATGGAGGGTGGCATCGACGATGTGGGAATCGGTGTGCTCTTCGGACTCGACAAGTATCGCTACGAGTTCGCCGGCCTTTTGATGCATGCGGAACATCTGGAAGCCGTGCACGGTGTGGGTCCCCATACCATCAGCGTGCCGCGCCTCAAAAAGGCGGACGATATCGATCCGAGCAAGTTCGAGAACGGCATTGACGATGAGACTTTCCTGAAGATCATTGCCTGCATCCGCATTGCGGTTCCCTATACGGGCATGATTATCTCGACCCGTGAGTCGGAGGCGGTGCGCGGCAAAGCACTCCGGGTCGGCATCTCGCAGATTTCCGGAGGCTCCCGTACCTCGGTGGGCGGCTATGCCGAGGAAGAACGCGTGCATGACACCGAGCAGTTCGATGTCTCGGACCAGAGAACCTTGGATGAAGTTCTGCTCTGGCTTATGCGGGACGGCTTCCTGCCCTCGTTCTGCACGGCCTGCTACCGGGAGGGGCGCACGGGCGACCGCTTCATGAGTCTCTTAAAGAGCGGTCAGATTCATAACTGCTGCCATCCGAATGCACTCATGACGCTCGCGGAATACCTGACCGACTATGCGTCCGAGGAGACCAAGGAAACCGGTAAGGCCTTGGTGGAAGCCGAACTTACGAGCATTCCGAACGAGAGAAGCCGCGCGATTGCAGCGGAGAATATCAAAGAGATCTACGCCTCGAACCGCAGAGATTTCCGCTTCTGA
- a CDS encoding ABC transporter ATP-binding protein: protein MRLEAENIAVSIAGKSIVKNVTLDVPEHKFSALLGANGSGKTTLLRAIYKTQKTDSGTVRLDGEDIARFSGKKIARRMAVMGQFNQINFDYTVMDIALMGRYPFHTLLEREKDRDYEAALEALSKVGMKDYRDRNFQSLSGGEKQRVVLARALTQNPKVLILDEPTNHLDIRYRLEILSIIKDLGITVLAALHDLGLAAQYCDYLYLMRQGEIVESGVPEEVMTPETIRRIFEVEAAVYPSPIDGKLMIQYL, encoded by the coding sequence ATGAGACTGGAAGCAGAAAACATCGCGGTCTCGATCGCCGGAAAATCCATTGTGAAAAACGTGACGCTCGATGTGCCGGAGCACAAGTTCTCGGCTCTCCTCGGTGCAAACGGGAGCGGCAAGACCACATTGCTTCGCGCGATTTATAAGACCCAGAAGACGGACAGCGGCACAGTGCGGCTTGACGGCGAGGACATTGCCCGCTTTTCGGGCAAGAAAATTGCGCGCCGCATGGCGGTCATGGGGCAGTTCAATCAGATTAATTTTGACTATACGGTCATGGACATTGCGCTGATGGGGCGCTATCCGTTTCACACGCTGCTCGAGCGGGAAAAGGACAGGGATTATGAGGCGGCGCTCGAGGCGCTTTCGAAGGTCGGCATGAAAGACTACCGCGACCGGAACTTTCAGTCGCTCTCGGGCGGCGAGAAGCAGCGCGTCGTCTTGGCGCGCGCACTCACGCAAAACCCGAAAGTCCTGATTCTGGATGAGCCGACGAACCATCTGGACATTCGCTACCGGCTTGAAATTCTGTCCATCATCAAAGACCTCGGCATCACGGTGCTTGCGGCGCTGCACGACCTCGGGCTGGCCGCGCAGTACTGCGACTATCTGTATCTCATGCGGCAGGGCGAAATCGTGGAGAGCGGCGTGCCGGAAGAGGTGATGACACCCGAAACCATACGGAGAATTTTTGAAGTCGAGGCAGCGGTGTACCCGAGTCCCATTGACGGAAAACTCATGATTCAGTATCTCTGA
- a CDS encoding GrpB family protein: protein MTRKLSDLTQEELWQLFPIFLTEPKPQWAAIYAAAEARFKEVLAAYVPFRISHVGSTAIPGIWAKNIVDVMIELAPGTDMEAVAQEIEAQGFTRKYTEEGRIFLHLGYTEQGFADEVIHLHLRYRGDNDELYFRDYLLDHPECAREYEALKMRLWKQYAHNRDAYTEGKTAFIRRQTEAAKAAYGARYV, encoded by the coding sequence ATGACTAGGAAGCTGAGCGATTTAACGCAGGAAGAGCTTTGGCAGCTCTTCCCTATCTTTTTGACAGAGCCGAAGCCGCAGTGGGCAGCGATCTATGCGGCGGCGGAAGCGCGATTCAAAGAGGTCTTGGCAGCCTATGTTCCGTTTCGCATCAGCCATGTCGGAAGTACGGCCATACCCGGAATTTGGGCCAAAAATATAGTCGATGTGATGATTGAACTGGCCCCGGGGACAGATATGGAGGCCGTGGCGCAGGAGATTGAGGCACAGGGCTTTACGCGGAAGTACACCGAAGAAGGCAGAATCTTTCTGCACTTGGGTTACACCGAGCAGGGCTTTGCGGATGAGGTGATTCATTTACACCTCCGTTATCGCGGTGACAACGACGAACTCTATTTCAGAGATTATTTGCTGGATCATCCGGAATGTGCGCGGGAATACGAGGCGCTGAAAATGCGACTTTGGAAACAGTATGCGCATAACCGGGATGCCTACACGGAAGGTAAAACCGCGTTTATTCGGAGGCAGACAGAGGCGGCGAAGGCGGCCTATGGCGCGCGGTATGTGTGA
- the dapB gene encoding 4-hydroxy-tetrahydrodipicolinate reductase produces MIRILLNGCSGHMGREVSAFAASDETVKIVAGVDRAELATEYPVYADFSKLTKECADVLIDFSVAPAVDAVLDFAERTGMPAVICTTGLSEAQLTRIASLQEKVAILRSANMSLGVNLLMKLAAEAANVLAAKGFDIEIVEKHHRRKVDAPSGTALAIADEINAACNERFHYVYDREPRHTAREQDEIGISAVRGGTIPGDHDVLYAGEDEVLSLSHRAYSRRIFAQGAVEAAKFLAGQKPGPYTMADVIAASLEG; encoded by the coding sequence GTGATCAGAATTTTATTAAACGGATGTTCCGGCCACATGGGCCGGGAGGTCAGCGCTTTTGCGGCGTCCGATGAAACAGTGAAGATTGTTGCCGGTGTGGACCGCGCGGAACTTGCGACGGAATACCCGGTCTATGCGGATTTTTCGAAGCTTACCAAAGAGTGCGCGGATGTCTTAATCGACTTTTCGGTTGCGCCGGCGGTGGATGCCGTGCTCGATTTTGCGGAGCGCACAGGCATGCCCGCGGTCATCTGCACGACGGGTCTCAGCGAAGCGCAGCTTACGCGCATTGCGAGCCTTCAGGAGAAGGTTGCGATCCTTCGGAGTGCGAATATGTCGCTCGGAGTGAATCTTTTGATGAAGCTTGCGGCGGAAGCGGCAAATGTGCTCGCGGCGAAGGGCTTTGACATTGAGATTGTCGAGAAGCATCACAGAAGAAAGGTGGATGCTCCGAGCGGAACCGCGCTTGCAATTGCGGACGAGATTAACGCAGCCTGCAATGAGCGCTTTCACTACGTCTATGACCGCGAGCCGCGGCACACGGCGCGGGAACAGGACGAAATCGGCATTTCCGCGGTGCGCGGCGGCACGATACCGGGTGACCACGATGTGCTTTACGCCGGTGAAGACGAGGTGTTGAGCTTAAGTCACCGCGCGTATTCGCGACGCATTTTTGCGCAGGGTGCAGTGGAGGCAGCAAAGTTTCTCGCGGGACAGAAGCCGGGACCTTATACCATGGCGGATGTGATTGCGGCGAGTTTAGAGGGATAA
- the dapA gene encoding 4-hydroxy-tetrahydrodipicolinate synthase, with protein MESIFEGSGVALITPMNDDLTVNYEKLEELIEEQIAEGTDALIACGTTGEASTLTHEEHLRVIQRSVEIVNHRIPVVAGSGSNSTDTAIEMSIESEKYGADGLLLVSPYYNKATQKGLIHHYTQIAHAVKIPCLLYNIPSRTGLTIQPETAAYLGKTVSNIVGMKEASGNFTNILRTLEFLDGHEFDLYSGNDDQIIPLMSLGAKGVISVLACVAPRKTHELCRAMLDGDVKKAAAMQIEAAELIHQLFIEVNPIPVKTAMNLMGKEVGPLRLPLCEMETANLESLKKAMKEYGIL; from the coding sequence ATGGAAAGCATTTTTGAGGGCTCGGGTGTTGCCCTGATAACACCGATGAATGACGATCTCACGGTCAATTACGAGAAGCTCGAGGAGCTCATTGAGGAGCAGATTGCCGAGGGCACGGACGCGTTGATTGCCTGCGGAACCACGGGAGAGGCATCGACACTCACGCACGAAGAGCATCTCCGCGTGATTCAGCGCAGCGTTGAAATTGTAAACCACAGAATTCCGGTTGTCGCGGGCAGCGGCTCCAATTCGACGGACACGGCAATCGAGATGTCAATCGAGTCCGAGAAGTACGGCGCGGACGGTCTCTTGCTGGTTTCCCCCTATTATAATAAGGCGACGCAGAAGGGCCTGATTCACCACTATACGCAGATTGCGCATGCGGTGAAGATTCCCTGTCTGCTCTACAACATCCCGAGCAGAACCGGACTCACGATTCAGCCGGAGACAGCCGCCTACCTCGGAAAGACTGTTTCGAATATTGTCGGCATGAAGGAAGCGAGCGGCAACTTTACGAATATTTTGCGCACGCTCGAATTTTTGGACGGCCACGAATTTGACCTCTACTCCGGCAACGATGACCAGATTATTCCGCTCATGTCGCTCGGCGCAAAGGGCGTCATTTCGGTGCTCGCCTGTGTGGCACCCCGAAAGACCCATGAGCTCTGCCGCGCCATGCTGGACGGAGATGTCAAGAAGGCAGCTGCCATGCAGATTGAGGCGGCGGAACTTATCCATCAGCTTTTCATCGAAGTGAATCCGATTCCTGTAAAGACCGCGATGAACCTGATGGGCAAGGAGGTCGGACCGCTGCGTCTGCCGCTCTGCGAGATGGAAACGGCTAATTTGGAGAGCCTTAAGAAGGCAATGAAGGAGTACGGAATCCTGTGA
- a CDS encoding FecCD family ABC transporter permease, which produces MILAALASALVTLCMGAVRIPVETTWAVLQRHLFGQSGRSIPVSMEQIVWQIRVPRIILGFLAGSGLALCGCVMQAVVQNPMADPYILGVSAGATLGATGSLFLGVGIVSGFWAFLGAGLACFLVLALASADGKTTSVKLILAGMIVNALLTAFSNFIIAVAGNSDGIMSIKFWTMGSLTRAGWKNIGLIAVIVLLATIFFMSQARTLDGLLLGEEAAVTIGIDTFRCRLVYLLVLSLLTGALISASGTIGFVGLIIPHLARALVGTAHRRLLPVAALSGGLFMLWVDALARSLLPNTELPVGIFTALIGAPFFVYVMVRKRYGFGGK; this is translated from the coding sequence CTGATACTCGCAGCGCTGGCCTCGGCGCTCGTCACGCTTTGCATGGGGGCGGTGCGAATTCCGGTCGAAACGACCTGGGCCGTTTTACAGCGCCATCTCTTCGGGCAAAGCGGTCGCAGCATTCCGGTTTCGATGGAGCAGATTGTCTGGCAAATCCGCGTGCCGCGAATTATCCTCGGTTTTCTCGCGGGGAGCGGTCTTGCGCTCTGCGGCTGCGTGATGCAGGCGGTCGTGCAGAATCCAATGGCAGATCCCTATATACTCGGCGTTTCGGCCGGAGCGACACTCGGCGCAACGGGCTCTCTGTTTCTCGGCGTCGGCATTGTGTCGGGCTTCTGGGCGTTTCTCGGCGCGGGTCTTGCCTGCTTTCTGGTGCTCGCCCTCGCCTCGGCGGACGGCAAAACCACCTCGGTCAAGCTGATTCTCGCCGGCATGATCGTGAATGCGCTGCTCACCGCCTTTTCCAATTTCATCATTGCGGTCGCCGGCAATTCCGACGGCATCATGTCGATTAAGTTCTGGACCATGGGATCTCTGACCCGCGCCGGCTGGAAGAATATCGGGCTCATTGCGGTGATTGTTCTGCTGGCCACAATCTTTTTCATGAGTCAGGCGAGAACCTTGGACGGGCTGTTACTCGGCGAAGAGGCAGCTGTCACAATCGGCATCGATACCTTTCGCTGCCGTCTCGTGTACCTTCTGGTGCTCTCGCTGCTCACGGGCGCTCTGATTTCGGCCAGCGGCACGATAGGCTTTGTGGGGCTCATCATCCCGCATCTCGCGCGGGCTCTGGTCGGCACGGCACATCGAAGACTCTTGCCGGTCGCGGCGCTCTCCGGGGGGCTCTTCATGCTCTGGGTCGATGCGCTTGCGCGGAGTTTACTGCCGAACACGGAGCTGCCGGTCGGCATATTCACGGCTTTAATCGGTGCCCCCTTCTTTGTCTATGTGATGGTGCGGAAACGTTACGGATTCGGAGGCAAATAA
- a CDS encoding 4Fe-4S binding protein, which translates to MTCLHSRFTLEIKCKPRRFSADDSCIGCGKCARRCPVSAVCTAVLS; encoded by the coding sequence TTGACCTGCTTGCACAGTCGATTTACACTTGAAATCAAGTGTAAGCCCCGTCGCTTTTCCGCGGATGACAGTTGCATAGGCTGCGGCAAGTGTGCGAGAAGATGCCCGGTTTCGGCTGTCTGCACCGCTGTCCTGTCTTAG
- a CDS encoding TM1266 family iron-only hydrogenase system putative regulator, which produces MEAEQTRIAVMSIIVEDRESAESLNRLLHNYGNYIIGRMGLPYEKKKLSLMSVALDAPENIISELAGKVGNLPNISVKTAYAKR; this is translated from the coding sequence ATGGAAGCGGAACAGACCAGAATTGCCGTGATGAGCATCATTGTCGAGGACAGGGAGAGCGCGGAATCCCTGAATCGACTTCTGCATAACTACGGAAACTATATTATAGGGCGCATGGGTCTGCCCTATGAGAAGAAGAAACTCAGTCTCATGTCGGTCGCCTTGGATGCGCCGGAAAACATTATTTCGGAGCTCGCCGGCAAGGTGGGCAACCTTCCGAATATCAGCGTGAAGACAGCCTATGCAAAACGCTGA